The genomic DNA TCCGGCGCGCGGCGCGCTCGCGCCACCAGTCGCGCAGGTCGCGGCCTACGTGCCACAGCACCCACAGGCCGACCGGCAGCAGCGAGAAGAACGTCAGCCAGTCGACCGGCTTCCAGGGCGCGTCCGCGCGCTGCTCCGTCGCCATCATGACCGGCTTGTAGTGGCCGCCGGCGCGCACGGCGCCGACGATGTCGCCGTCGTCGCTGATCTTGGCGCTGCGGCCCATGTCGCTCAGCGGCGGCACCACCTTCATGGTGCCGTTCGCGTAGATGAAGGCATAGGCCGCGCCCGTGCCCGAGCGCACGGAGCCCACCACCTTGCCGTCGCGGCTGATGCCCGTCGCGTAGGTGTGCCCCCACGGCACCAGCGCGCCCAGGTCCACCATGCGCGTGCCGTCGTGCAGGAACGCATGCCAGTGGCCGCTGGCGGTGGTCGATGCACCGACCACGACGCCGTGGTCGTTGACGGCCGTCGCCACACCCGCCTTGCCGCCCAGCGTGGGCAGCTTCGCCAGCCCGGCGCCGGGGCGATACACGAAGGCGCGCCGCTGGCCCGCCGCGTTCTGCGCCGCACCCACCACGACGCCGGCCGCGTTGACGTCCGTCGCGTAACTCGTGCGGCCGCCCAGCGTGCCCAGATCGCGCATGGTACGGCCGTCATGGACGAAGGCATGGTAGTCGCGCTCGTCCACGTCGGCATACCCGGCAACGAAGCCCGTGCTGCTGATGGCGATGGCATTGCTGCCACGCCCGCCCAGCGTGCCCAGGTCGCGCATGCCCTGGCCGGGCTCGTAGCGGAAGGCGCGCCATGCGTTGCTGGCGTCCAGGGCCGCGCCGATGATCACGCCGGCGTCGTTGATCGCGCTGGCGTAGCTTTCCGGGCCGCCCAGCGTGCCCAGGTCCGTCACGCGGCCCTGGCGCGACAGCACGGCGCGGCGGCGGCCGGCCTCGTCGCTGATTTCGCCGACGATATCGCCGGCCGCGTTGACGTCCGCCATTACCGTGGTGGCAGTCTCATGCGGCGGGGGTTTGGCCGCCGCATGGCACGTGATCGCAAGGCACAGCATGGTGGTCGAAAGCAATCTCATCGAATTCTCCATTGTCTTCCCGACAATATACGACAAAAAGTTTCCAAAAACGGGACAGTCCCCGATTTTTGGCAACGAAAAGGCGCTGTGCCCCCGATCCCAATGAAGTAGCCTGCTGGCATCGCGCCTGGCCGTCAAATGACGAGGAGAAACAGCGCTGCGCGCAGGAAATGCTGCGGTGTCGGCACGCGCCCGGCATCGAGGGCATGGCACCAGCCCAGGTAGTTGGGCAGGTATTTGCTGGCGACACCGTGGAAGCGGCGCAGCCAGCCCTTGAAGCGGCCATGGTAGCTGTTGACGGTCTGGACATGAATGACCTCGTCCACCACGCGCACCCCTGCCGCGACATTGACGGCACGGTGTTGGATTCCGGTCGCCCTGGCAAACGCCTTGTACGCAACGGCCCCGTCGGTCGCCAGCAGGACGCCTGGCGCCAGCACCGGTGGCAGGCATTGCTGTAATTGTGGGGTCGTCACCGGCCCACGCCCGGTGACGAAGTCGCGCGCCTTGCCGGTCCGGTCGCATGCGACCAGGATGCAGTCATGCTCCTTGCCGGGGCCACGGTGGCTGGCCGTGCCGCCACGGCGGCGCGCCGGCCGCGTCAGGTTGCGCGAGCCCTTCTGCGATTCGAGGATATAGGTTTCGTCCGCCTCGACAATGCCGCCCAGCGGCAACGCGCGCGCGTCCTTGGCCATCATCATGAAGCGATGGCGCCAGCGAAAGCTCGTGTTGCGGTGGATGCCGATGGCCTGTGCCGCCCCACGTACCGTCATCGAGTTCAGCATGCACTGCAGGAACGGCAGCCATTTCTCGCGCAGCCGGATGAAGGCCAGCGGGGTGCCGGTCAGCGCGTTGAAGCTGGCGCCGCACTCACGGCAGCGATAGCGTTGCAGGCCGTAGAAAACACCATGGCGGTACAGGCGCTCACCCTGGCAATGGGGACATCGGCGCATCCGGTTCCCACGCGCCTCGATGATCGCCAGGCAGTCCGCCAGGGACCTGCAGCGGTCGAACATCACGCGCAGCTCGTCGACCTGCTTGCCGGTCAGTTCAACCAGCATTTGTCGC from Pseudoduganella armeniaca includes the following:
- a CDS encoding IS1595 family transposase, translating into MDSRQFQAMQAQVRQMLVELTGKQVDELRVMFDRCRSLADCLAIIEARGNRMRRCPHCQGERLYRHGVFYGLQRYRCRECGASFNALTGTPLAFIRLREKWLPFLQCMLNSMTVRGAAQAIGIHRNTSFRWRHRFMMMAKDARALPLGGIVEADETYILESQKGSRNLTRPARRRGGTASHRGPGKEHDCILVACDRTGKARDFVTGRGPVTTPQLQQCLPPVLAPGVLLATDGAVAYKAFARATGIQHRAVNVAAGVRVVDEVIHVQTVNSYHGRFKGWLRRFHGVASKYLPNYLGWCHALDAGRVPTPQHFLRAALFLLVI
- a CDS encoding HAF repeat-containing protein; translation: MRLLSTTMLCLAITCHAAAKPPPHETATTVMADVNAAGDIVGEISDEAGRRRAVLSRQGRVTDLGTLGGPESYASAINDAGVIIGAALDASNAWRAFRYEPGQGMRDLGTLGGRGSNAIAISSTGFVAGYADVDERDYHAFVHDGRTMRDLGTLGGRTSYATDVNAAGVVVGAAQNAAGQRRAFVYRPGAGLAKLPTLGGKAGVATAVNDHGVVVGASTTASGHWHAFLHDGTRMVDLGALVPWGHTYATGISRDGKVVGSVRSGTGAAYAFIYANGTMKVVPPLSDMGRSAKISDDGDIVGAVRAGGHYKPVMMATEQRADAPWKPVDWLTFFSLLPVGLWVLWHVGRDLRDWWRERAARRIGLA